A genomic region of Lachnoclostridium edouardi contains the following coding sequences:
- the def gene encoding peptide deformylase — protein MALRQIRVMGDPVLAKECKPVKEITPRIQELIEDMFETMYQANGVGLAASQVGVLRQIVTIDVDDGNQYVLINPEIIDQSGTQTGYEGCLSVPGKTGIVTRPDKVTVKAFDENMQPFQLEGEGLLARAICHECAHLKGQLYVELVEGELEDVDALDEGEEE, from the coding sequence ATGGCATTAAGACAAATAAGAGTAATGGGAGACCCAGTGTTGGCAAAGGAATGTAAGCCTGTAAAGGAGATTACTCCCAGAATACAGGAATTAATAGAAGATATGTTTGAGACTATGTATCAGGCCAACGGGGTAGGCTTGGCGGCTTCCCAGGTGGGAGTGCTGCGCCAGATTGTAACAATAGATGTGGACGACGGCAATCAGTATGTGTTGATTAATCCTGAGATTATTGACCAGTCAGGAACTCAGACAGGGTATGAAGGCTGCCTTAGCGTGCCGGGAAAAACAGGGATTGTCACAAGACCGGACAAGGTGACGGTAAAAGCCTTTGATGAAAATATGCAGCCGTTTCAGCTGGAGGGAGAAGGGCTGTTAGCCAGAGCTATCTGCCACGAATGCGCCCATTTAAAAGGACAGCTGTATGTAGAGCTGGTGGAAGGGGAACTGGAGGACGTAGACGCTTTAGATGAAGGAGAGGAAGAGTAG
- the fmt gene encoding methionyl-tRNA formyltransferase: MRIVFMGTPEFSVSALTALFQAGHEIAAVVTQPDKPKGRGKAVLMTPVKEKAIELQIPVYQPAKVRAPEFVEVLKQLAPDVIVVVAFGQILPKAILQLPKYGCINIHASLLPKYRGAAPIQWVIIDGEKETGITTMQMDEGLDTGDMLEKVVVPIEKDETGGSLHHKLSQAGGKLILTTLEGLENGTLKATPQTDENTCYAKMLTKSLGDIDWNQDAESIERLIRGLNPWPSAYTCLHGKTLKLWKAEVIDQDLKIPAGQVGEVGKDKLVIQTGKGCLSVTELQLEGKKRMNLQDFLRGYSIEKGTVLERRTEA; encoded by the coding sequence ATGCGGATTGTATTTATGGGAACTCCGGAATTTTCTGTTTCTGCTTTAACGGCTCTTTTTCAGGCAGGCCATGAAATTGCCGCTGTGGTTACTCAGCCTGACAAGCCAAAGGGCAGGGGAAAGGCTGTGCTTATGACTCCTGTAAAGGAGAAAGCCATAGAGCTTCAGATTCCTGTATACCAGCCGGCTAAAGTAAGGGCGCCTGAGTTTGTGGAAGTGTTAAAGCAGCTGGCTCCAGATGTAATTGTAGTAGTGGCTTTTGGACAGATTCTTCCCAAAGCTATTTTACAGCTGCCTAAATATGGCTGCATCAATATTCACGCTTCCCTGCTGCCTAAATACAGAGGCGCCGCCCCTATCCAGTGGGTAATTATTGACGGGGAAAAGGAAACAGGGATCACTACTATGCAGATGGATGAAGGCCTGGACACAGGAGACATGCTGGAGAAGGTTGTGGTGCCTATTGAAAAGGACGAGACTGGAGGAAGTCTCCACCATAAGCTGTCTCAGGCAGGAGGAAAATTGATTTTAACTACTTTAGAGGGCCTGGAAAATGGAACCTTAAAGGCAACGCCTCAGACAGATGAAAATACCTGCTATGCAAAAATGCTGACAAAGTCTTTAGGAGATATTGACTGGAATCAGGATGCAGAGTCTATTGAACGTTTAATCAGAGGCTTAAATCCATGGCCCAGCGCCTATACATGCCTTCACGGAAAAACTTTGAAGCTGTGGAAGGCCGAGGTCATAGATCAAGACCTTAAAATTCCGGCCGGACAGGTAGGAGAGGTGGGGAAAGATAAGCTGGTGATTCAAACCGGCAAAGGCTGCCTTTCTGTGACAGAGCTTCAGCTGGAGGGCAAAAAAAGAATGAATCTTCAGGACTTTCTCAGGGGATACTCTATAGAGAAAGGAACTGTGCTGGAAAGGAGAACTGAAGCATGA
- a CDS encoding zinc metallopeptidase: protein MTFYTAIGYYGGYGYGFGLDPTIFLVLAGALLSIWASSRVQGTFRRYSGMRSMTGMTGAEAAKRLLQSQGIYDVTVRPVRGNLTDHYDPRSKTVNLSESVYHATSVAAIGVAAHECGHAMQDHEDYGPLKIRSAFVPVASLGSNLSWPLILIGLLISLTPLIQLGIWMFTLAVLFQLITLPVEFNASRRAVRLLDSQGILQGQEVEATSQVLKAAALTYVAAAAASILQLLRLVILFGGRNRDD from the coding sequence ATGACATTTTATACAGCAATAGGATATTACGGGGGATATGGGTACGGCTTTGGACTAGATCCTACAATTTTTCTGGTGTTGGCAGGAGCTCTTTTATCTATATGGGCTTCCTCCAGAGTGCAGGGAACATTCCGCAGGTATTCAGGGATGCGCAGCATGACGGGAATGACAGGAGCGGAGGCAGCCAAACGCCTGCTGCAGTCACAGGGGATTTATGACGTAACAGTTCGGCCTGTAAGAGGAAATCTTACGGATCATTATGATCCCAGAAGTAAAACCGTAAATCTGTCAGAGTCTGTGTATCATGCAACTTCAGTGGCGGCTATCGGCGTGGCGGCCCACGAGTGCGGCCATGCTATGCAGGACCACGAGGATTATGGCCCTTTGAAAATAAGGTCTGCCTTTGTACCTGTGGCAAGCCTGGGCAGTAATTTATCCTGGCCCTTGATTCTCATTGGCTTATTAATCAGCCTGACTCCGTTAATTCAGCTGGGAATCTGGATGTTTACTCTGGCAGTTTTGTTTCAGCTGATTACTTTGCCTGTGGAATTTAATGCGTCCAGACGTGCCGTAAGGCTTTTAGACAGTCAGGGAATCCTTCAGGGACAGGAGGTGGAGGCTACCAGCCAGGTGTTAAAAGCCGCGGCTCTGACTTATGTGGCGGCGGCAGCGGCCAGCATTCTTCAGCTGTTAAGGCTGGTAATTCTGTTTGGAGGAAGAAACAGAGATGACTAA